One segment of Nocardiopsis exhalans DNA contains the following:
- a CDS encoding 3'-5' exonuclease — protein sequence MGTTRSRERADYGPGQAAARAGMSLGEWRRAVRSGLVRSADVDGARWSAAVVERARSSRASIRTQLQVLAAPEYRWGQAPAHLLTRAQLAETGPDRPVPLRPGGPIRGVVHFRRGRDRLYLYDVREAVPKRAPTKAQTAAAERRKLAARTCTGCGKVAGDRNDLSRTKRLCPACVAAFWTKKFADDKQAAAAWAREVLDDPATVFLDSETTDLSGFLVEISVTDRHGAVLLDSLIDPRAEIEPGAQAVHGIGAADLVGAPTYAELAERLWAVLRGRRVIIYNVAFDTAVLRREVLRAAAELGPEPREAEDRYWAPLERSARWECAMAWYAQWYGEWDHYHRDYTWQRLGGGHRALGDCRATRERLVEMAASLAPAAPAELGQPVLAGLDA from the coding sequence GTGGGCACGACACGAAGCCGTGAGCGGGCGGACTACGGGCCAGGGCAGGCGGCCGCGCGGGCAGGGATGTCCCTGGGGGAGTGGCGGCGGGCAGTGCGCTCGGGGCTGGTCCGGAGCGCGGACGTCGACGGGGCGCGATGGTCGGCCGCCGTGGTCGAACGGGCCCGCAGCTCGCGGGCCTCGATCCGCACCCAGCTCCAGGTTCTGGCCGCCCCCGAGTACCGGTGGGGGCAAGCCCCGGCGCACCTGCTCACCCGCGCCCAGCTCGCCGAGACCGGCCCGGACCGGCCGGTGCCGCTGCGGCCCGGCGGCCCGATCCGCGGGGTGGTGCACTTCCGGCGCGGCCGCGACCGCCTGTACCTGTACGACGTGCGCGAGGCGGTGCCCAAGCGGGCGCCGACGAAGGCGCAGACGGCGGCCGCCGAGCGGCGCAAGCTGGCGGCGCGCACCTGCACCGGGTGCGGGAAGGTGGCCGGCGACCGCAACGATCTGTCCCGGACCAAGCGCCTGTGTCCGGCGTGCGTGGCGGCGTTCTGGACGAAGAAGTTCGCCGACGACAAGCAGGCGGCTGCGGCCTGGGCACGGGAGGTGCTCGATGATCCGGCCACCGTGTTCTTGGACTCCGAGACCACGGACCTGTCCGGGTTCCTGGTCGAGATCAGCGTGACCGACCGGCACGGCGCGGTGCTGCTGGACTCCCTGATCGACCCCCGCGCCGAGATCGAACCCGGGGCGCAGGCCGTGCACGGGATCGGCGCCGCCGACCTGGTCGGCGCTCCGACCTACGCCGAGCTGGCCGAGCGGCTGTGGGCGGTGCTGCGGGGGCGCCGGGTCATCATCTACAACGTGGCGTTCGACACCGCGGTGCTGCGGCGGGAGGTGCTGCGGGCGGCCGCCGAGCTGGGGCCCGAGCCGCGCGAGGCCGAAGACCGGTACTGGGCACCGCTGGAGCGCTCGGCGCGGTGGGAGTGCGCGATGGCCTGGTACGCGCAGTGGTACGGGGAGTGGGACCACTACCACCGCGATTACACGTGGCAGCGGCTGGGCGGCGGCCACCGGGCGCTGGGAGACTGCCGGGCCACGCGGGAGCGGCTGGTGGAGATGGCGGCCTCCCTGGCCCCGGCCGCCCCTGCGGAGCTGGGGCAACCGGTGCTGGCCGGGCTCGACGCCTGA